A single region of the Streptomyces sp. NBC_00425 genome encodes:
- a CDS encoding glycosyltransferase: protein MKHQTLCLCMIVKDESQVIGRCLESVRPLIDYWVISDTGSTDATREVIREVLDGIPGELHDEPWVDFGHNRTRNIRHALGKADYLLTLDADHVVRQDAPLPRLTADSYMLRYDTPGSQHRFKHLMRGDRAWRYEGVTHEYPCTDGPDRQENLDALVIEDHADGGCRGDKFERDARLLRAEFERDPANPRTVFYLANTERDLGHADEAIALYERRAELGGWGEEVYCSLLEAGILRAEGADDWSGAMDTFSRAWESRPARLEAVYELASRLRLRGRYHTAYSLLGAVVGRPEPDDLLFTRSWVYQWGLLFEFSICAYWVGDHAAAVRACDVLSAMPDLPDAIRRQTETNREFSVPHVKAQASTITPVRRPKASRAGKAARVRKR, encoded by the coding sequence GTGAAACACCAGACCCTCTGCCTGTGCATGATCGTCAAGGACGAATCGCAGGTGATCGGCCGCTGCCTGGAGTCCGTGCGCCCTCTCATCGACTACTGGGTGATCTCCGACACCGGGTCGACGGACGCGACGCGGGAAGTGATCCGGGAGGTGCTCGACGGCATTCCGGGGGAGCTCCACGACGAGCCCTGGGTCGACTTCGGGCACAACCGGACACGGAACATCCGGCATGCCCTCGGCAAGGCCGACTACCTGCTCACGCTCGACGCCGACCACGTCGTGCGGCAGGACGCCCCGCTGCCCCGGCTGACGGCGGACTCGTACATGCTGCGCTACGACACCCCCGGCTCCCAGCACCGCTTCAAGCACCTCATGCGCGGCGACCGCGCGTGGCGGTACGAGGGCGTCACCCACGAGTACCCCTGCACCGACGGTCCCGACCGGCAGGAGAACCTCGACGCGCTCGTCATCGAGGACCACGCGGACGGCGGCTGCCGCGGGGACAAGTTCGAGCGCGACGCGCGGTTGCTGCGCGCCGAGTTCGAGCGCGATCCGGCCAACCCGCGCACGGTCTTCTACCTCGCCAACACCGAACGCGACCTGGGGCACGCGGACGAGGCGATCGCGCTGTACGAGCGGCGGGCCGAACTGGGCGGCTGGGGCGAGGAGGTGTACTGCTCGCTCCTCGAGGCCGGGATCCTCCGGGCGGAGGGGGCTGACGACTGGTCGGGGGCCATGGACACGTTCTCCCGTGCCTGGGAGTCCCGGCCCGCCCGGCTCGAGGCCGTCTACGAACTGGCCTCGCGACTGCGCCTGCGAGGCCGCTACCACACGGCGTACTCCCTGCTCGGCGCGGTCGTCGGCCGCCCCGAGCCGGACGATCTTCTCTTCACCAGGTCCTGGGTGTACCAGTGGGGGCTCCTCTTCGAGTTCTCCATCTGCGCCTACTGGGTCGGCGACCACGCGGCCGCCGTCCGGGCCTGCGACGTGCTGTCGGCCATGCCGGACCTGCCCGACGCCATCCGCCGCCAGACGGAGACCAACCGGGAGTTCTCCGTCCCCCACGTCAAGGCCCAGGCCTCCACGATCACCCCGGTACGCCGTCCGAAGGCGTCCCGGGCGGGGAAGGCGGCGCGGGTCCGCAAGCGGTAG
- a CDS encoding TIGR03936 family radical SAM-associated protein, translating to MQRIRLRYTKRGRLRFTSHRDFQRAFERALRRAEVPMAYSAGFTPHPKVSYANAAPTGTGSEAEYLEIALTAARDPEKLRLLLDESLPTGLDIVDAVEARTSGLADRLTASVWELRLDGVDPADADRAVNAFNEADAVEVQRMTKNGLRTFDARAAVARLETHSEPADRPTDQPCAILRLVVRHVTPAVRPDDVLSGLRAVADLAPPVPAAVTRLAQGLFDAETGTVTDPLAPDREAVQAPTTAEPAAAKAPA from the coding sequence GTGCAGCGCATCCGACTGCGCTACACCAAGCGCGGCCGCCTCCGGTTCACCAGCCACCGTGACTTCCAGCGCGCCTTCGAGCGTGCGTTGCGCCGTGCCGAGGTGCCGATGGCGTACTCGGCGGGGTTCACGCCGCATCCGAAGGTGTCGTACGCCAATGCCGCACCCACCGGCACGGGCAGTGAGGCGGAGTATCTGGAGATCGCGCTCACCGCGGCGCGTGACCCGGAGAAACTGAGACTCCTCCTCGACGAGTCGCTGCCCACCGGCCTCGACATCGTCGACGCGGTCGAGGCCCGGACCTCGGGGCTCGCCGACCGGCTGACGGCCTCCGTGTGGGAGCTGCGGCTGGACGGCGTGGACCCGGCCGACGCCGACCGGGCGGTGAACGCCTTCAACGAGGCTGACGCCGTCGAGGTCCAGCGCATGACCAAGAACGGCCTGCGGACCTTCGACGCCCGTGCCGCGGTCGCCCGGCTGGAAACGCACAGTGAACCCGCTGATAGGCCGACCGACCAGCCCTGTGCGATACTGCGGCTGGTTGTTCGGCACGTGACGCCTGCCGTACGACCCGACGACGTCCTGTCCGGTCTCCGCGCCGTGGCCGACCTGGCGCCGCCGGTCCCCGCAGCGGTGACCAGGCTGGCGCAGGGGCTGTTCGATGCAGAGACCGGCACGGTGACCGACCCGCTCGCGCCCGACCGCGAGGCAGTTCAGGCCCCTACAACGGCCGAACCTGCCGCCGCGAAGGCGCCCGCGTAG
- a CDS encoding Rne/Rng family ribonuclease yields the protein MLEPTESTESVPDSDANTPSDTLPPRRRRRAASRPAGPPVAAAEASAEITTPAIPAVESAEQLAEEDLQDVTVPEEKVSEDAEAQEPEVAPRTRRRATRRASAPAGAPAAVEAAETVVPVAAAEEAPAEQAVAEAEETPAEDAAPRRARRRATRRVSAPAEEAAAEVVEPAVEPASEKALAEPEPEPEAPVEAAPRTRRRATRRATAPAGAPEAETPAVAAEAETPAPAQTETPAVADEAPAEPAPRSRRRATRRAAAPAEAETAEVSEAVKVSEPVAAPAEPAPAAVTKATALEAAAADEAPAPDEDAGSRRGRRRVVRRAAGGFTAPAQERAESDAPSRPARPAVAVFQAPVFAEPQFQTPQRAAAEAAAAEADAGEAEAEAEEREDIQEPVEEPTGSRRRRRRRAAGSDDETETDRPAAPAARAAAPAVEDEPETEPEDADESADDVADGDDETEETGSRRRRRRGGRRRRRGDAADGEGDSGDADSDEFAAEQSAQDAEDTAEQEDEDAEDDEAGGSTAGSRRRRRRRRRAGDSSTEAEPGDGDPERTVVKVREPRKPSEPSDEVQSIKGSTRLEAKKQRRREGREQGRRRVPIITEAEFLARREAVERVMVVRQSGERTQIGVLEDNVLVEHYVNKEQATSYVGNVYLGKVQNVLPSMEAAFIDIGKGRNAVLYAGEVNFEALGMANGPRRIEAALKSGQSVLVQVTKDPIGHKGARLTSQVSLPGRYLVYVPEGSMTGISRKLPDTERARLKTILKKIVPEDAGVIVRTAAEGASEDELRRDVERLQGQWEDIQKKAKNGGNAPTLLYGEPDMTVRVVRDIFNEDFTKVIVSGDEAWSTIHGYVSHVAPDLAERLSRWTSEVDVFATYRIDEQLAKALDRKVWLPSGGSLVIDRTEAMVVVDVNTGKFTGQGGNLEETVTRNNLEAAEEIVRQLRLRDLGGIIVIDFIDMVLESNRDLVLRRLLECLGRDRTKHQVAEVTSLGLVQMTRKRVGQGLLESFSETCVHCNGRGVIVHMEQPTAAGGGGKRKKRGRGGDGHTHEHEAALDVVEPLGAEPEAESEAEVAAEVAEPVALAAPEFAPDEELYSSIAEAEASATRGRGRRRASRRASAPAGTPRGGASRRAGGSDAFGEAETVEAAPASPAAPEALVDAPTAQEVTAEAEAERPVRPAEAAEAHAEPVAVEDPVVEAAADTPAVDEAAPKGRTRRRATRKVSAPAGSPAGAEAAVVTVAEPAVAPAPVAEAAQPEAGPGDTPVAEPAVESAAPARPRRRAVRKATAPTASEETAVVVVPSTAPEAAVAEGAGEPAVAETGAPAAEEAQAAPAKKTAARKTAKKATAKKAATKTAVAKKTAAKKTVAKKTTAKKAAKTVSKKTVAAQQSAPSVSAPTED from the coding sequence ATGCTCGAGCCAACCGAATCCACAGAGTCCGTTCCGGACTCCGATGCCAACACCCCCAGCGACACCCTGCCGCCGCGTCGTCGGCGCCGTGCCGCTTCCCGGCCGGCGGGTCCGCCGGTCGCCGCCGCCGAAGCCTCGGCCGAGATCACCACGCCGGCCATACCGGCAGTGGAGTCAGCCGAGCAGCTGGCGGAGGAGGACCTCCAGGACGTGACCGTCCCGGAGGAGAAGGTCTCCGAGGACGCCGAGGCGCAGGAGCCCGAGGTCGCGCCCCGGACGCGCCGCCGGGCCACCCGCCGTGCGTCCGCGCCCGCCGGTGCACCGGCTGCCGTCGAGGCCGCCGAGACCGTCGTGCCCGTGGCCGCGGCGGAGGAAGCCCCCGCCGAGCAGGCCGTGGCCGAGGCCGAGGAGACCCCTGCCGAGGACGCCGCTCCTCGCCGTGCCCGTCGCCGGGCCACGCGCCGCGTGTCCGCGCCGGCCGAGGAGGCCGCGGCCGAGGTCGTCGAGCCCGCCGTCGAGCCGGCCTCAGAGAAGGCCCTCGCGGAGCCCGAGCCGGAGCCCGAGGCGCCCGTCGAGGCCGCCCCCCGTACCCGCCGCCGGGCCACCCGCCGGGCGACCGCCCCCGCCGGAGCCCCGGAAGCCGAGACGCCCGCCGTCGCCGCCGAGGCCGAGACGCCCGCCCCCGCGCAGACCGAGACGCCCGCGGTCGCCGACGAGGCGCCCGCAGAGCCCGCGCCCCGCTCCCGTCGCCGGGCGACCCGTCGCGCCGCCGCGCCCGCCGAGGCCGAGACCGCCGAGGTGTCCGAGGCCGTGAAGGTCTCCGAGCCGGTCGCCGCGCCGGCCGAGCCGGCCCCCGCCGCCGTGACGAAGGCGACGGCCCTCGAGGCCGCTGCCGCCGACGAGGCGCCCGCCCCAGACGAGGACGCCGGTTCCCGGCGTGGCCGCCGCCGTGTGGTCCGTCGGGCCGCGGGCGGCTTCACCGCGCCCGCCCAGGAGCGCGCCGAGTCCGACGCGCCGAGCCGTCCCGCGCGGCCCGCGGTCGCCGTGTTCCAGGCGCCCGTGTTCGCCGAGCCGCAGTTCCAGACCCCGCAGCGGGCCGCCGCCGAGGCCGCCGCCGCAGAGGCCGATGCCGGTGAGGCGGAGGCCGAGGCGGAGGAGCGCGAAGACATCCAGGAGCCGGTGGAGGAGCCGACCGGTTCGCGCCGCCGCCGTCGTCGCCGGGCCGCCGGATCCGACGACGAGACCGAGACCGACCGCCCCGCCGCGCCCGCCGCCCGGGCCGCCGCCCCCGCCGTCGAGGACGAGCCGGAGACCGAGCCGGAGGACGCCGACGAGTCCGCCGACGACGTCGCCGACGGCGACGACGAGACCGAGGAGACCGGTTCGCGCCGCCGTCGCCGCCGGGGCGGCCGCCGCCGTCGCCGTGGCGACGCCGCCGACGGCGAGGGGGACTCCGGGGACGCCGACTCCGACGAGTTCGCCGCCGAGCAGTCCGCGCAGGACGCCGAGGACACCGCCGAGCAGGAGGACGAGGACGCGGAGGACGACGAGGCGGGCGGTTCCACCGCCGGAAGCCGTCGCCGCCGTCGGCGTCGTCGTCGCGCCGGCGACTCGTCCACCGAGGCCGAGCCCGGCGACGGGGACCCGGAGCGCACCGTCGTCAAGGTCCGCGAGCCGCGCAAGCCCTCCGAGCCGTCCGACGAGGTGCAGTCCATCAAGGGCTCGACCCGTCTGGAGGCCAAGAAGCAGCGCCGCCGGGAAGGCCGTGAGCAGGGCCGCCGTCGTGTGCCGATCATCACCGAGGCCGAGTTCCTGGCCCGCCGCGAGGCCGTCGAGCGGGTGATGGTCGTCCGCCAGAGCGGCGAGCGCACCCAGATCGGCGTCCTCGAGGACAACGTGCTCGTCGAGCACTACGTCAACAAGGAGCAGGCCACCTCGTACGTCGGCAACGTGTACCTGGGCAAGGTCCAGAACGTGCTGCCGTCGATGGAGGCCGCCTTCATCGACATCGGCAAGGGGCGCAACGCCGTCCTCTACGCCGGCGAGGTGAACTTCGAGGCGCTCGGCATGGCCAACGGGCCGCGCCGTATCGAGGCCGCCCTGAAGTCGGGCCAGTCGGTCCTCGTGCAGGTCACCAAGGACCCGATCGGGCACAAGGGCGCGCGTCTGACCAGCCAGGTCTCCCTCCCGGGTCGCTACCTGGTGTACGTGCCCGAGGGCTCGATGACCGGCATCAGCCGCAAGCTGCCCGACACCGAGCGGGCCCGGCTGAAGACGATCCTCAAGAAGATCGTCCCCGAGGACGCGGGCGTCATCGTGCGCACCGCCGCCGAGGGCGCCAGCGAGGACGAGCTGCGCCGTGACGTCGAGCGGCTGCAGGGCCAGTGGGAGGACATCCAGAAGAAGGCGAAGAACGGCGGCAACGCCCCGACGCTGCTGTACGGCGAGCCGGACATGACCGTCCGGGTCGTGCGCGACATCTTCAACGAGGACTTCACCAAGGTCATCGTCAGCGGTGACGAGGCCTGGTCGACGATCCACGGGTACGTGTCGCACGTCGCGCCGGACCTCGCCGAGCGGCTGTCGAGGTGGACCTCCGAGGTCGACGTCTTCGCCACGTACCGGATCGACGAGCAGCTCGCCAAGGCGCTGGACCGCAAGGTCTGGCTGCCCAGCGGCGGTTCGCTGGTGATCGACCGGACCGAGGCGATGGTCGTGGTCGACGTCAACACCGGCAAGTTCACCGGGCAGGGCGGCAACCTCGAGGAGACGGTCACCAGGAACAACCTGGAGGCGGCCGAGGAGATCGTGCGCCAGCTGCGGCTGCGCGACCTCGGCGGCATCATCGTCATCGACTTCATCGACATGGTGCTGGAGTCCAACCGGGACCTGGTGCTGCGCCGGCTGCTGGAGTGCCTGGGCCGCGACCGCACCAAGCACCAGGTGGCCGAGGTGACCTCGCTGGGCCTCGTCCAGATGACCCGCAAGCGGGTCGGGCAGGGTCTGCTGGAGTCGTTCTCCGAGACCTGCGTGCACTGCAACGGGCGCGGCGTCATCGTCCACATGGAGCAGCCGACCGCGGCCGGCGGCGGCGGGAAGCGCAAGAAGCGCGGCCGTGGCGGCGACGGACACACCCACGAGCACGAGGCGGCGCTCGACGTCGTCGAGCCGCTGGGCGCCGAGCCGGAGGCGGAGAGCGAGGCCGAGGTCGCCGCCGAGGTGGCCGAGCCGGTCGCGCTCGCCGCTCCGGAGTTCGCGCCGGACGAGGAGCTGTACAGCAGCATCGCCGAGGCGGAGGCCTCCGCCACCCGTGGCCGGGGCCGGCGCAGGGCGAGCCGCAGGGCGTCCGCCCCGGCGGGCACGCCGCGAGGCGGCGCGTCGCGCAGGGCGGGCGGCTCCGACGCGTTCGGCGAGGCGGAGACCGTCGAGGCGGCCCCCGCGTCGCCCGCGGCTCCCGAGGCGCTCGTCGACGCGCCCACCGCGCAGGAGGTCACCGCCGAGGCGGAGGCCGAGCGCCCGGTGCGGCCCGCCGAGGCGGCCGAGGCGCACGCCGAGCCGGTCGCCGTCGAGGACCCGGTCGTCGAGGCGGCGGCGGACACGCCGGCCGTCGACGAGGCCGCGCCCAAGGGCCGGACGCGTCGTCGCGCCACCCGCAAGGTGTCCGCGCCGGCCGGTTCGCCGGCGGGCGCCGAGGCCGCCGTGGTCACGGTCGCCGAGCCGGCCGTCGCGCCGGCCCCGGTCGCCGAGGCCGCACAGCCGGAGGCCGGACCGGGCGACACGCCCGTCGCCGAGCCCGCCGTCGAGAGCGCGGCTCCGGCCCGCCCGCGCCGCCGGGCCGTGCGCAAGGCCACCGCACCGACCGCGTCCGAGGAGACGGCCGTCGTGGTCGTCCCGTCGACCGCGCCGGAGGCCGCTGTCGCGGAGGGCGCAGGCGAGCCGGCCGTCGCCGAGACCGGGGCGCCCGCCGCCGAGGAGGCGCAGGCCGCTCCGGCGAAGAAGACGGCCGCCCGCAAGACGGCGAAGAAGGCCACGGCCAAGAAGGCCGCCACGAAGACGGCGGTGGCCAAGAAGACGGCCGCGAAGAAGACCGTCGCCAAGAAGACGACGGCCAAGAAGGCGGCGAAGACGGTGTCCAAGAAGACGGTCGCCGCGCAGCAGAGCGCGCCGTCGGTCTCCGCCCCGACGGAGGACTGA
- a CDS encoding DegT/DnrJ/EryC1/StrS family aminotransferase, translating to MTDAHVFIPAAKPVIGEEEIEAAVRVLRSGMVVQGPEVAAFEEEFSELVDGRHCVAVNSGTSALHLSLLALGLGPGDEVIVPSFSFAASANAVRLVGADVVFADIDPETFCLSPAAVEAALSPRTAAIMPVHLYGHPAAMDQIMAIAAQHGLAVVEDACQAHAAALNGTPVGAFGAAGTFSFYPTKNMHSLEGGMISTGDAETARTLRLLRNQGMEKRYANEIVGANVRMTDVSAAIGRVQRRKLDGWTEQRIANAAYLTEHITAPNVLTPKVAEGARHIYHQYTVRIQGDRDAAMAKLTEAGIGNAVYYPTPIHRLKPYWEPDQKAGRDWDLPETDRAAAEVVSLPVHPALSAQDLERIVTAVNALGEQL from the coding sequence ATGACCGACGCCCATGTGTTCATACCGGCCGCCAAGCCTGTGATCGGCGAGGAGGAGATCGAGGCCGCGGTACGCGTACTGCGCAGCGGCATGGTCGTCCAAGGACCCGAGGTGGCCGCCTTCGAGGAGGAGTTCTCGGAGCTGGTCGACGGGCGCCACTGTGTCGCGGTCAACTCCGGCACCTCGGCTCTTCACCTGTCGCTCCTCGCCCTCGGCCTCGGCCCGGGCGACGAGGTCATCGTGCCGTCGTTCTCGTTCGCGGCCTCCGCCAACGCGGTCCGGCTGGTCGGCGCCGACGTGGTGTTCGCCGACATCGACCCGGAGACGTTCTGTCTGTCCCCGGCGGCGGTCGAGGCGGCCCTGTCGCCGCGCACCGCCGCGATCATGCCGGTGCACCTGTACGGTCACCCCGCGGCCATGGACCAGATCATGGCGATCGCGGCGCAGCACGGTCTCGCCGTGGTCGAGGACGCCTGCCAGGCGCACGCGGCCGCGCTGAACGGCACGCCGGTCGGCGCCTTCGGCGCCGCGGGCACGTTCAGCTTCTACCCGACGAAGAACATGCACAGCCTCGAGGGCGGCATGATCTCCACCGGTGACGCGGAGACCGCGCGGACCCTGCGCCTGCTGCGCAACCAGGGCATGGAGAAGCGCTACGCGAACGAGATCGTCGGCGCCAACGTGCGCATGACGGACGTGTCCGCCGCCATCGGCCGCGTCCAGCGCCGCAAGCTGGACGGCTGGACCGAGCAGCGCATCGCCAACGCCGCGTACCTCACCGAGCACATCACCGCGCCGAACGTCCTCACGCCGAAGGTGGCCGAGGGCGCGCGGCACATCTACCACCAGTACACGGTGCGCATCCAGGGTGACCGCGACGCCGCCATGGCCAAGCTGACCGAGGCCGGCATCGGCAACGCCGTGTACTACCCGACTCCCATCCACCGGCTGAAGCCGTACTGGGAGCCGGACCAGAAGGCGGGTCGTGACTGGGACCTGCCCGAGACGGACCGCGCGGCCGCCGAGGTCGTGTCGCTGCCCGTGCACCCGGCCCTGTCCGCGCAGGACCTGGAGCGCATCGTCACCGCTGTCAATGCTCTGGGGGAGCAACTGTGA
- a CDS encoding Gfo/Idh/MocA family protein, whose product MGRHHARVLSGLDGVELVGVVDPMGDKFGAAQGAPILNTVEELIALGVDYAVVACPTALHEPVGLALAEAGVCALVEKPVADTVEGARRLVDAFESRGLVAGVGHIERCNPALMSLRTRLEAGELGDVYQVVTRRQGPFPHRIADVGVVKDLATHDIDLTGWVTGRQYVSIAAHTVSKSGREHEDMVSAVGRLDDGTMVNHLVNWLSPLKERFTSVTGERGCFIADTLTADLTFHSNAAVTTEWEALRAFRGVSEGDMIRYAIAKREPLLVEHELFRDAVLGKPADICTLRQGMRTVEVAAAVLESAAEGKTLRFDDSRSGAA is encoded by the coding sequence ATGGGGCGTCACCACGCCCGCGTCCTGTCCGGTCTGGACGGCGTCGAACTCGTCGGCGTCGTCGACCCGATGGGTGACAAGTTCGGCGCCGCCCAGGGGGCGCCGATCCTGAACACCGTCGAGGAGCTCATCGCCCTCGGTGTGGACTACGCGGTCGTGGCCTGCCCCACCGCCCTGCACGAGCCGGTCGGTCTGGCGCTGGCCGAGGCCGGGGTCTGCGCGCTGGTCGAGAAGCCGGTCGCCGACACCGTCGAGGGCGCCCGTCGTCTCGTCGACGCGTTCGAGTCGCGCGGTCTGGTGGCCGGCGTCGGGCACATCGAGCGGTGCAACCCCGCGCTGATGTCGCTGCGGACGCGGCTGGAGGCCGGTGAGCTGGGCGACGTCTACCAGGTCGTCACCCGCCGTCAGGGCCCCTTCCCGCACCGCATCGCGGACGTCGGCGTCGTCAAGGACCTCGCCACCCACGACATCGACCTCACCGGCTGGGTGACGGGGCGGCAGTACGTGTCCATCGCCGCGCACACCGTGTCCAAGAGCGGTCGTGAGCACGAGGACATGGTCTCCGCGGTGGGTCGTCTCGACGACGGCACCATGGTCAACCACCTGGTGAACTGGCTGAGCCCGCTCAAGGAGCGGTTCACCTCGGTCACCGGCGAGCGTGGCTGCTTCATAGCCGACACCCTCACCGCCGATCTGACGTTCCACTCCAACGCCGCGGTGACCACCGAGTGGGAGGCCCTGCGGGCCTTCCGCGGTGTCTCCGAGGGCGACATGATCAGGTACGCCATCGCCAAGCGTGAGCCGCTGCTGGTGGAGCACGAGCTCTTCCGGGACGCGGTGCTCGGCAAGCCCGCCGACATCTGCACCCTGCGCCAGGGCATGCGCACCGTCGAGGTGGCGGCCGCGGTGCTGGAATCGGCTGCCGAAGGCAAGACCCTGCGGTTCGACGACAGCCGCAGCGGAGCGGCCTGA
- a CDS encoding glycosyltransferase family 4 protein: MESPARRPRLAVIVANGITGDSRVQKTAVAAARDGWDVTLIGRSDSKRVQRSKMGPIEVIRVPVGVDYLREVNTRKARPLRAAATQFNLQDQAALNRYTAAYRAWVRQKSAETAYAGSPRRASIKAALRARRSVHRLRVKAFKWEQRRKSKDPAPVGDWRRDWPQVVDLDLAFGPVIEEVEPDVIHANDVTMIATAALSAARLRARGRTCVWLYDAHEYIKGVEWPNRRQASALPAVEAEFIGRADAVVTVSPQMAELLKNDHKLAKSPLVVGNSPVREVIGGGKSTSSVREACGLGPETPLMVYAGWIGPERGVDAVIDGMPDLPGFHLALVHGRMTPLLEQLFARAEALGVRDRVHLVPYVPQHEVADYLSSADLGLTPFRRVPNCEVSLPTKVSEYLQAGLPLVTSDVKVIKAYVEERGLGEVWTWDDPKTFAPAAARAMEHRAELAAAITEEVRTDLSWETQSAKLLKLYRELSKKTPPGPRPELSWTVQETPDAVRTVEITDGDGQPTWKKLGETRVRLGLGPANYAGQGAAYAQAITRVNPDVSVEVVMNKQPESFDYPADVYVDATALGELPVQFQQVERIVGRYTHLLVDAFMPVFGNLNGSSIAGDLDALKQARIKVALLAHGSEIRHPGNHMARHPFSLFHDAPKGIAKKLQAKAERNKRIATEAGLPLYVTTPDLLEDLPTAKWAPLVVDVLAWATDRPVMERERPLVLHAPSKRWTKGTDRIIPVMTELHDKGLIEFRLAEGIPWAEMRELVQSCDLVLDQFTTGSYGTFAVEAMAAGKPVVAYISDGVKAATDGALPIVSATPDTLGEVVKALVDDREGTARIGRESAAFARMYHDGTWTVQVLSDFLK, encoded by the coding sequence ATGGAATCCCCTGCCCGCCGGCCGCGCCTTGCCGTGATTGTCGCCAACGGCATCACAGGCGACTCTCGCGTACAGAAGACCGCTGTCGCCGCGGCCCGGGACGGCTGGGACGTGACCCTCATCGGCCGGAGCGACAGCAAGCGCGTCCAGCGGTCGAAGATGGGTCCGATCGAGGTCATCCGCGTCCCGGTGGGCGTGGACTACCTGCGTGAGGTGAACACCCGCAAGGCGCGCCCCCTGCGGGCGGCCGCCACCCAGTTCAACCTGCAGGACCAGGCGGCCCTCAACCGCTACACCGCGGCCTACCGGGCGTGGGTCCGGCAGAAGTCCGCCGAGACCGCGTACGCGGGCTCCCCGCGCCGGGCGTCGATCAAGGCCGCGCTGCGAGCCCGCCGGTCGGTGCACCGACTGCGGGTCAAGGCGTTCAAGTGGGAGCAGCGGCGCAAGTCCAAGGACCCGGCGCCGGTCGGCGACTGGCGCCGTGACTGGCCGCAGGTGGTCGACCTCGACCTCGCCTTCGGACCGGTGATCGAAGAGGTCGAGCCGGACGTCATCCACGCCAACGACGTGACGATGATCGCCACGGCGGCGCTCAGCGCGGCCCGGCTGCGCGCCCGGGGCCGCACCTGCGTCTGGCTGTACGACGCGCACGAGTACATCAAGGGCGTGGAGTGGCCCAACCGCCGCCAGGCGTCCGCGCTGCCCGCGGTGGAGGCCGAGTTCATCGGCCGCGCCGACGCGGTCGTCACCGTGTCCCCGCAGATGGCGGAACTGCTGAAGAACGACCACAAGCTGGCCAAGTCGCCGCTGGTGGTGGGCAACTCGCCGGTCCGTGAGGTGATCGGCGGCGGCAAGTCCACCTCGTCGGTGCGCGAGGCCTGCGGTCTCGGCCCCGAGACGCCGTTGATGGTCTACGCGGGCTGGATCGGCCCGGAGCGCGGTGTGGACGCCGTCATCGACGGCATGCCGGACCTCCCGGGGTTCCACCTCGCCCTGGTCCACGGCCGGATGACGCCCCTGCTCGAGCAGCTGTTCGCCCGGGCCGAGGCCCTCGGCGTGCGCGACCGCGTGCACCTGGTGCCGTACGTGCCGCAGCACGAGGTCGCCGACTACCTCTCCTCCGCCGACCTCGGCCTCACCCCCTTCCGGCGGGTCCCCAACTGCGAGGTGTCGCTGCCGACGAAGGTCTCCGAGTACCTGCAGGCCGGACTGCCGCTGGTCACCAGCGACGTGAAGGTCATCAAGGCGTACGTCGAGGAGCGCGGTCTGGGCGAGGTGTGGACCTGGGACGACCCGAAGACGTTCGCCCCGGCCGCGGCGCGGGCCATGGAGCACCGTGCCGAGCTCGCCGCGGCGATCACCGAGGAGGTCCGCACGGACCTGTCCTGGGAGACGCAGAGCGCCAAGCTGCTGAAGCTGTACCGCGAGCTGTCGAAGAAGACCCCGCCCGGTCCGCGGCCCGAGCTGTCCTGGACGGTGCAGGAGACCCCGGACGCCGTACGGACCGTGGAGATCACGGACGGCGACGGCCAGCCGACCTGGAAGAAGCTCGGCGAGACCCGTGTCCGGCTGGGCCTCGGCCCGGCCAACTACGCGGGCCAGGGCGCCGCGTACGCCCAGGCGATCACGCGCGTCAACCCCGACGTGTCGGTCGAGGTCGTCATGAACAAGCAGCCGGAGTCCTTCGACTACCCGGCCGACGTCTACGTCGACGCGACCGCGCTCGGTGAGCTGCCCGTCCAGTTCCAGCAGGTGGAACGGATCGTCGGACGTTATACGCATCTGCTGGTCGACGCGTTCATGCCGGTCTTCGGCAATCTCAACGGCTCCTCCATCGCCGGTGACCTCGACGCGCTGAAGCAGGCCCGTATCAAGGTGGCGCTGCTCGCCCACGGCAGCGAGATCCGGCACCCCGGCAACCACATGGCCCGCCACCCGTTCTCGCTCTTCCACGACGCCCCCAAGGGCATCGCGAAGAAGCTCCAGGCCAAGGCCGAGCGCAACAAGCGGATCGCCACCGAGGCCGGTCTGCCGCTGTACGTCACCACGCCGGACCTGCTGGAGGACCTGCCGACCGCGAAGTGGGCGCCGCTGGTCGTGGACGTCCTCGCCTGGGCCACGGACCGGCCGGTGATGGAGCGCGAGCGGCCGCTGGTGCTGCACGCCCCCTCGAAGCGGTGGACCAAGGGCACCGACCGGATCATCCCCGTGATGACCGAGCTCCACGACAAGGGACTCATCGAGTTCAGGCTCGCCGAGGGCATCCCGTGGGCCGAGATGCGCGAGCTGGTGCAGAGCTGCGACCTGGTGCTCGACCAGTTCACCACCGGCAGTTATGGCACGTTCGCCGTCGAGGCGATGGCTGCCGGTAAGCCTGTCGTCGCCTACATCAGCGATGGTGTGAAGGCCGCGACGGACGGCGCCCTGCCCATCGTCTCCGCCACCCCCGACACCCTCGGCGAAGTGGTGAAGGCCCTCGTCGACGACCGCGAGGGCACGGCCAGGATCGGCCGGGAGTCCGCCGCGTTCGCCCGTATGTACCACGACGGGACCTGGACCGTGCAGGTCCTCAGCGATTTCCTCAAGTGA